From one Dermacentor andersoni chromosome 1, qqDerAnde1_hic_scaffold, whole genome shotgun sequence genomic stretch:
- the LOC126548249 gene encoding uncharacterized protein, translating to MMGSEPPSLWSYCSSLNHLCPKLMPVAKIYADLRWSTTPFTARSVVYKLGCLQGSRSSADGVCHVVAQLSTWNEALVFINMELREGPPGQLSLLCLHGIYGSSGVEARERHATILVHWLLTVHRCVTSVELDDNVIPNFSAYFPLYCDALQRSVSVRDLKVSAWACSRDASRSLVNSIISMRHLEVFRCEALDLSSQDFIQYLESNVTLKELSVAYAFHSPDNPSVLLNALHMNSCVTQLSIHSDCLDADTQDWFGEYMGRTATLRYIKITNSSPCFPRSLVPVFQAVSNNKSVLRIDLVWFNLGIDEAWSFADLINVNHNLKIVNFIGCLWSLSMHPHQYASTWTYTTLAVGHTDRPARRTAPLVCAFGPECSLEEITLDLRCFNAYDQKTLLYAVAANTTLRKLNVERLDFASASSLYEAIRETGTIDRVHFNLVKVRGTELARVRTSCAEATKISLNIGTRGTRARRECLTVLTLCTHLTVLNLNIDKRVGNAEAHLLSMFLGQSKSLREFHMSFYVRPRALLDILRGLSKNTALETLGVTNCILDKQSAALLASIVGNSETIWHFEYEAYCVASCRLLLIYLAKCLPSNTSLVSLEISEYRAVIRHSTAVKDFVRRNAALIDCAAHFVLGTKNKHFAEAFERVANCRGLVTRVQEMAAEPCTDRVKEMIRDNRHWLLEMKSFMKITGVVKNDLSWDESVEPRERLEVLPQECWFHIRQFIKVRDVLQCTPSTSTWRKRTFPRATSGIRRSKRPLLQTGGHL from the coding sequence ATGATGGGCTCGGAACCACCAAGCTTGTGGAGTTACTGCTCCTCATTGAACCACCTCTGTCCCAAGCTGATGCCGGTCGCCAAGATCTACGCCGACCTGCGGTGGTCGACAACACCCTTTACCGCGAGGAGCGTGGTCTACAAGCTTGGCTGCTTGCAGGGTTCTCGGTCATCTGCTGACGGCGTCTGTCACGTCGTCGCGCAGCTGTCAACATGGAACGAAGCCCTCGTCTTCATCAACATGGAACTGCGCGAGGGTCCTCCCGGTCAACTTTCTCTACTGTGCCTCCATGGCATATATGGCTCTTCTGGCGTGGAAGCGCGCGAGCGCCATGCGACCATCCTGGTTCACTGGCTTCTCACCGTCCACCGGTGTGTCACAAGCGTTGAACTAGACGACAACGTGATCCCCAATTTCTCTGCTTACTTCCCACTGTACTGCGACGCCCTTCAACGCAGTGTTAGCGTAAGGGACCTCAAAGTGTCTGCGTGGGCCTGCAGTCGCGATGCATCTAGGTCTCTCGTCAATTCCATCATCAGCATGCGACACCTCGAAGTGTTCCGCTGCGAAGCACTCGACCTCTCCTCTCAGGACTTCATACAGTACCTCGAATCAAATGTCACTTTGAAAGAGCTTTCCGTGGCGTACGCTTTTCATAGTCCCGATAATCCCTCAGTACTTCTGAATGCACTGCACATGAATAGTTGCGTAACACAGCTTTCAATTCACAGTGACTGTCTTGATGCAGATACCCAGGACTGGTTTGGCGAGTACATGGGACGAACTGCGACACTTCGCTACATTAAGATAACAAACTCTTCGCCTTGCTTTCCGCGCTCCTTGGTGCCAGTATTTCAGGCCGTATCAAACAACAAAAGCGTCCTGAGGATTGACCTCGTTTGGTTTAATCTAGGCATTGATGAAGCATGGTCTTTTGCCGATTTAATAAATGTGAATCATAATTTGAAGATCGTAAATTTCATCGGATGCTTGTGGAGCCTTTCAATGCATCCACACCAATATGCCTCCACCTGGACATACACCACGCTTGCAGTTGGCCACACAGATCGTCCTGCAAGGCGCACGGCGCCACTCGTCTGTGCTTTCGGACCGGAATGCTCTTTGGAGGAAATCACTCTCGACCTAAGATGCTTTAACGCTTACGATCAGAAGACCCTCCTCTACGCAGTCGCTGCGAATACTACTCTCAGGAAATTGAACGTGGAAAGGTTGGACTTCGCCAGCGCGAGTTCTCTGTACGAGGCAATAAGAGAGACTGGCACCATAGACAGGGTGCACTTTAACCTCGTCAAAGTGAGAGGGACAGAGCTCGCGCGCGTAAGAACGTCCTGCGCAGAGGCCACTAAAATATCGCTCAATATAGGCACCCGTGGCACGAGGGCGAGACGAGAATGCTTGACAGTTCTGACGCTCTGCACCCACCTGACCGTACTCAACCTTAACATAGATAAGAGAGTGGGCAACGCAGAAGCGCACCTTCTCTCCATGTTCCTAGGACAAAGCAAGAGTCTACGAGAATTTCACATGTCGTTCTACGTTAGGCCTCGTGCTTTGCTAGACATCCTACGAGGACTCTCTAAGAACACTGCCTTGGAAACGTTGGGTGTCACAAATTGCATCCTTGACAAACAGAGTGCGGCATTACTTGCGAGTATAGTTGGGAATAGCGAAACTATCTGGCACTTCGAGTACGAAGCTTACTGCGTCGCTTCGTGCCGCCTTCTGCTTATTTACCTTGCCAAGTGCCTTCCATCTAACACTTCTCTGGTGTCACTGGAGATCAGCGAATACCGCGCGGTCATAAGGCACTCTACCGCTGTGAAGGACTTCGTCAGACGCAAcgctgctcttattgactgcgcCGCGCACTTCGTTCTCGGCACGAAAAACAAACACTTCGCCGAGGCCTTCGAACGTGTCGCGAATTGCCGTGGACTAGTGACCAGAGTACAAGAAATGGCCGCCGAGCCATGCACTGATCGAGTGAAAGAAATGATACGAGATAACAGACACTGGCTGCTTGAAATGAAATCTTTCATGAAGATCACGGGTGTCGTCAAGAATGACTTGTCATGGGATGAGAGCGTCGAACCCCGAGAACGCTTGGAGGTCCTGCCACAGGAGTGCTGGTTTCACATTAGACAGTTCATCAAGGTTCGCGACGTCCTACAATGCACGCCTTCTACCAGCACGTGGCGCAAGAGGACGTTCCCGCGAGCCACTTCGGGTATACGTCGGTCCAAGCGGCCTCTGCTGCAAACTGGAGGGCACCTGTAG